From a region of the Nyctibius grandis isolate bNycGra1 chromosome 10, bNycGra1.pri, whole genome shotgun sequence genome:
- the RPL32 gene encoding large ribosomal subunit protein eL32: protein MPALRPLVKPKIVKKRTKKFIRHQSDRYVKIKRNWRKPRGIDNRVRRRFKGQILMPNIGYGSNKKTKHMLPTGFRKFLVHNVKELEVLMMSNKSYCAEIAHNVSSKNRKVIVERAAQLAIKITNPNARLRSEENE from the exons ATGCCTGCCCTCAGACCTCTCGTGAAGCCTAAAATCGTCAAGAAGAGGACCAAAAAGTTCATCCGCCATCAGTCGGATCGCTATGTCAAGATCAAG cGCAACTGGCGCAAGCCGAGAGGTATCGACAACAGGGTTCGCCGGCGGTTCAAGGGTCAGATCCTGATGCCCAACATCGGCTACGGCAGCAACAAGAAGACAAAGCACATGCTGCCCACGGGGTTCAGGAAGTTCCTGGTGCACAACGTCAAGGAGCTGGAGGTGCTCATGATGAGCAACAA GTCCTACTGTGCAGAGATCGCTCACAACGTGTCTTCTAAGAACAGGAAGGTCATTGTGGAGAGAGCTGCACAGCTCGCCATCAAGATCACCAACCCCAACGCCAGACTGCGCAGCGAGGAGAACGAATAA
- the SEC13 gene encoding protein SEC13 homolog, with translation MVSVINTVDTSHEDMIHDAQMDYYGTRLATCSSDRSVKIFDVRNGGQILIADLRGHEGPVWQVAWAHPMYGNILASCSYDRKVIIWKEENGTWEKTYEYTGHDSSVNSVCWAPHDYGLILACGSSDGAISLLSYTGDGQWEVKKISNAHTIGCNAVSWAPAVVPGSLIEQPSGQKPNYIKRFASGGCDNLVKIWKEEDGQWKEEQKLEAHSDWVRDVAWAPSIGLPTSTIASCSQDGRVFIWTCDDASGNSWSPKLLHKFNDVVWHVSWSITANILAVSGGDNKVTLWKESVDGLWACISDVNKGQGGVSAVTEGQQNEQ, from the exons ATG GTCTCGGTAATTAACACCGTGGACACCTCTCACGAGGACATGATC CACGATGCTCAGATGGATTACTACGGCACTCGCTTGGCGACCTGTTCTTCAGACAGATCCGTGAAGATCTTTGATGTTCGGAACGGAGGGCAGATCCTCATTGCGGACCTGAGAGG ACATGAAGGTCCCGTGTGGCAGGTTGCCTGGGCTCACCCTATGTACGGAAATATCTTGGCTTCCTGTTCCTATGACAGGAAGGTTATTatctggaaggaagaaaatggcaCTTGGGAAAAGACATATGAGTACACAGGGCATGATTCCTCAG TGAATTCTGTCTGCTGGGCACCACATGACTATGGGCTGATCCTGGCCTGCGGGAGCTCTGATGGGGCCATTTCGTTGCTGAGCTACACGGGAGATGGGCAGTGGGAAGTCAAAAAGATCAGCAATGCACATACG ATTGGATGTAACGCAGTTAGCTGGGCTCCTGCTGTTGTACCAGGAAGCCTTATAGAACAGCCATCTGGTCAGAAACCAAACTACATCAAAAGATTTGCATCTGGTGGCTGTGACAACCTTGTCAAGATCTGGAA gGAAGAAGACGGTCAGTGGAAAGAAGAGCAGAAGCTGGAGGCTCATAGTGACTGGGTTCGAGATGTGGCCTGGGCTCCATCCATAGGTTTGCCAACAAGCACCATTGCTAGCTGCTCCCAG GATGGCAGGGTGTTTATCTGGACATGTGATGATGCCTCTGGAAATTCATGGTCACCAAAGCTGCTGCACAAGTTCAATGATGTTGTCTGGCACGTGAGTTGGTCCATTACTGCGAATATTCTTGCAGTGTCTGGAGGAGACAATAAA GTCACGCTATGGAAGGAATCAGTAGATGGACTGTGGGCATGTATCAGCGATGTCAACAAGGGCCAAGGAGGGGTGTCTGCCGTGACAGAGGGGCAGCAGAATGAGCAGTGA
- the LOC137668294 gene encoding cullin-associated NEDD8-dissociated protein 1-like yields MASVSYHISSLLEKMTSTDKDFRFMATNDLMMELQKDSIKLDEDSEKKVVKMLLKLLEDKNGEVQNLAVKCLGPLVGKVKEYQVETIVDTLCTNMLSDKEQLRDISSIGLKTVISELPPASAGSTMTANVCKKITAQLTGAIGKQEDVSVQLEALDILSDMLSRLGGTLYSFHSSILNCLLPQLTSPRLAVRKRAIIALGHLVLTCSGNIFSELMEHLLAELKRNESTSTTRTYIQCVAGISRQAGHRIGEHLEKIIPLIVQYCNVEDDELREYCFQAFESFVRRCPKEIDPHIPNVMGLCLKYITFDPNYNYDNEEEEEEEMMETENGEDEEQESDDEYSDDDDISWKVRRSAAKCLEAIVSSRHDLLQDFYKTLSPVLISRFKEREENVKADIFSAYISLLKQTLPTQSWLHASDASGKDNVPLTMLQNQVPNIVKALHKQLKEKSIKSRQGCFSLLTELANVLPGCLADHVPALVPGIVFSLADKSSSSNMRIDTLSFLHVLLCNHQPEVFHPHIKSLLPPVVTCIGDPFYKITSEALLVTQQLVKVIRPLGKSCTFDAKPYVKDLFPGTLKRLKAADIDQEVKERAISCMGQIIYNLGDYLSTDLQPTLKIFLERLKNEITRLTTVKALTLIASSPLKIDLRPILGEGFPILASFLRKNQRALKLSTLTALDILVKNYSDSLKPAMIESVLTELPALITENDMHVSQVAVTFLTTLAKAYPSCISKISGSVLAEIFQLVYSPLLQGGALNAIIDFFQALVLTRAAPVGYSALMKQLTAPIYSSGSAGASVTLHKQAYYSVAKCVAALSSACPKEAPATVNQFIQDVKSPKSSCAVKVLAFLSLAEMGRTTNLSAQRELKTVILEAFTSPSEEVKSAASYALGNVSVGNLKEYLPFMLREIGSQPKRQYLLLHSLKEVISSSPADGLKPYVEDIWALLFKHCECAEEGTRNVVAECLGKLTLVNPSELLPRLKKQLSSGSPHARSTVVTAVKFTIADQPQPVDALLKGCIGDFLKTLQDPDLNVRRVALAMFNSAAHNKPSLIRDLLNAVLPSLYNETKVRRELIREVEMGPFKHTVDDGLDVRKAAFECMYTLLESCLDRLDIYEYLNHVEDGLKDHYDIRMLTFIMLARLSTLCPSAVLQRLERLIEPLRATCSTKVKAGSVKQEFEKQDELKRSAMRAVAALLTIPEVEKSPVMADFSSQIRSNPEMASLFESIQKDSASLPTSESMDMS; encoded by the exons atGGCCAGCGTCTCCTACCACATCTCCAGCCTGCTGGAGAAGATGACCTCCACGGACAAGGACTTCAG GTTTATGGCCACCAACGACCTGATGATGGAACTGCAGAAAGATTCGATAAAACTAGATGAAGACAGCGAGAAAAAAGTtgtgaaaatgcttttgaaattgcTGGAGGACAAAAATGGGGAAGTACAGAACCTCGCTGTCAAGTG TCTGGGCCCGCTGGTTGGCAAAGTGAAGGAGTACCAGGTGGAAACCATCGTGGATACGCTGTGTACAAACATGTTATCCGACAAGGAGCAGCTGCGGGATATCTCCAGCATTGGACTGAAAACAGTCATCTCCGAGCTGCCACCAGCTTCTGCAG GCTCCACTATGACAGCAAACGTGTGCAAAAAGATCACAGCCCAGCTGACAGGAGCCATTGGCAAGCAGGAGGATGTGTCTGTGCAGCTGGAGGCTCTCGACATCCTGTCAGATATGCTGAGCAG ACTAGGGGGAACACTCTactctttccattcctccattCTGAactgcctccttccccagctgacAAGCCCCAGGCTGGCAGTACGTAAAAGGGCCATCATTGCCTTGGGCCATCTGGTCTTGACCTGCAGCGGAAACATCTTCTCAGAGCTCATGGAGCATCTGCTTGCCGAGCTGAAGAGGAATGAGTCTACCTCTACTACCAGGACGTACATTCAGTGTGTCGCTGGCATCAGCAGGCAGGCTGGACACCGCATAG GAGAGCATCTGGAGAAGATAATTCCTCTGATTGTTCAGTACTGTAACGTGGAAGATGACGAGCTGCGAGAGTACTGCTTTCAGGCCTTCGAGTCCTTTGTGAGAAG GTGCCCAAAGGAAATTGACCCTCACATCCCTAATGTGATGGGGTTGTGTTTGAAATACATCACCTTTGACCCAAACTACAACTATGAtaatgaggaggaggaagaggaagagatgaTGGAAACTGAAAATGGGGAGGATGAAGAGCAAG AAAGCGACGATGAGTACAGCGACGACGATGACATCAGCTGGAAGGTCCGCAGGTCTGCAGCGAAGTGCCTGGAGGCCATCGTCAGCAGCAGGCACGACCTCCTTCAGGACTTCTACAAAACTCTTTCCCCGGTCTTGATAAGCAGGTTcaaagagagggaggagaatgTCAAAGCTGACATCTTCAGCGCTTATATCTCCTTGCTGAAGCAAACGCTGCCCACgcagagctggctgcatgcTTCAGATGCCTCTGGCAAAGACAACGTTCCCCTGACAATGCTTCAGAACCAG GTCCCCAACATTGTCAAGGCCTTGCACAAGCAGCTCAAAGAAAAGAGCATCAAATCACGGCAGGGTTGTTTCAGCCTCCTGACAGAACTGGCCAATGTTCTTCCCGGCTGCCTGGCAGATCACGTCCCCGCGCTAGTCCCTG GTATTGTCTTCTCCTTGGCCGATAAATCCAGCTCCTCCAACATGAGGATTGATACGCTGTCTTTCCTTCACGTTCTTCTTTGCAACCACCAGCCGGAGGTATTTCATCCTCATATCAAAAGCCTGCTGCCTCCTGTTGTGACCTGCATTGGAGACCCCTTTTATAAGATCACTTCAGAAGCTCTGCTGGTTACTCAACAACTTGTAAAAGTTATCAGGCCTTTGGGCAAATCTTGCACTTTTGATGCCAAGCCCTACGTGAAGGACCTCTTCCCTGGTACTCTGAAGCGACTGAAGGCAGCTGACATCGACCAGGAGGTGAAAGAGCGTGCAATCTCCTGCATGGGACAGATCATTTACAATCTGGGAGACTATTTAAGCACTGATCTCCAGCCAACCTTGAAGATATTTCTGGAGAGGCTCAAAAATGAAATCACTAGATTGACAACAGTCAAAGCGTTAACCTTAATTGCTAGTTCTCCACTTAAAATAGATTTGAGACCCATTCTAGGGGAAGGTTTCCCCATTCTAGCTTCCTTCTTGAGAAAGAATCAACGTGCCTTGAAACTGAGCACCCTGACTGCTCTGGACATCCTGGTGAAGAACTACAGCGACAGCCTCAAGCCTGCCATGATAGAGTCTGTGCTAACGGAGCTCCCCGCTTTAATTACCGAGAACGACATGCACGTTTCCCAGGTGGCTGTCACGTTCCTCACTACTTTGGCTAAGGCTTATCCATCCTGCATCTCTAAGATCAGCGGTTCAGTTCTTGCCGAGATCTTTCAGCTTGTCTACTCGCCTCTGCTCCAAGGAGGAGCGCTGAACGCCATCATAGACTTCTTCCAGGCGCTGGTTCTGACGAGGGCAGCCCCCGTGGGGTACTCGGCGCTGATGAAGCAGCTGACTGCGCCTATTTACTCCTCGGGTTCAGCCGGGGCGTCGGTGACCTTACACAAACAGGCGTACTACTCTGTCGCAAAGTGCGTGGCAGCCCTCTCCTCCGCCTGCCCGAAGGAAGCCCCTGCCACAGTGAACCAGTTTATCCAGGACGTAAAAAGCCCCAAGTCCAGCTGTGCTGTTAAAGTGCTGGCTTTCCTTTCGCTGGCGGAGATGGGGCGCACCACGAACCTCAGTGCTCAGAGGGAGCTCAAAACTGTCATCCTGGAAGCGTTCACCTCCCCCAGCGAAGAGGTGAAATCCGCCGCTTCCTACGCGCTGGGGAACGTCAGCGTTGGGAACCTCAAGGAGTATCTTCCCTTCATGCTGAGAGAGATCGGAAGCCAGCCCAAGAGGCAGTACCTGCTGCTGCACTCCCTGAAAGAAGTCATCAGCTCCTCCCCGGCCGACGGCCTCAAGCCTTACGTGGAGGATATTTGGGCTCTGCTGTTCAAGCACTGTGAGTGCGCAGAGGAGGGGACGCGCAACGTGGTGGCCGAATGCCTGGGGAAGCTGACGTTGGTGAACCCGTCTGAGCTGCTGCCCCGGCTGAAAAAACAGCTGTCATCAG GCTCCCCACACGCCCGGAGCACGGTGGTGACTGCAGTCAAATTCACGATCGCAGACCAGCCTCAGCCTGTTGATGCTCTCCTGAAAGGCTGCATAG GTGACTTCTTAAAAACTCTTCAGGATCCAGACCTGAACGTTCGGCGTGTGGCTTTAGCCATGTTTAATTCTGCTGCTCACAACAAACCTTCTTTAATCCGAGATTTACTAAATGCAGTTCTCCCCAGCCTGTATAACGAAACGAAGGTCAGAAGGGAGCTCATCCGGGAG gTAGAAATGGGGCCATTCAAGCACACAGTGGATGACGGCCTTGACGTGaggaaagctgcttttgaaTGCATGTATACGCTGCTGGAGAGCTGCCTTGACCGGCTGGATATCTACGAGTACCTGAACCACGTGGAGGATGGGCTGAAGGATCACTACGACATCCGG ATGCTGACTTTCATCATGTTGGCCCGGCTCTCCACGCTCTGTCCCAGCGCCGTGCTGCAGCGGCTCGAGCGACTGATCGAGCCGCTCCGGGCAACCTGCTCCACCAAG GTAAAAGCTGGTTCTGTGAAGCAGGAGTTTGAGAAGCAGGACGAGCTGAAGCGCTCTGCCATGAGAGCAGTAGCTGCTCTGCTGACCATCCCTGAAGTGGAGAAAAGCCCGGTGATGGCTGACTTTTCATCTCAGATCAGATCCAATCCTGAAATGGCGTCACTTTTTGAGAGCATTCAGAAAGATTCTGCTTCCCTGCCCACCTCAGAGTCCATGGACATGAGCTAA